One region of Tumebacillus amylolyticus genomic DNA includes:
- a CDS encoding MATE family efflux transporter, with translation MRKFSLFALTWPIFIEITLQMLMGNADTLMLSHYSDDAVAAVGVANQLLGIVIVLYGFVAMGSGIVVSQFLGAKEPKKASEVAVVAIAVNLIFGVFLSAVLFLFGDTFMRWMGLPPELNDFAMQFTHIVGGFSFIGAVMMTIGSIIRSHGFTRDAMYVTIGMNILNVVGNYFMLFGPFDLPVLGVTGVSISTTVARTVGLVAIAILLYKRVNGDLPFRSLFNFPRYALASILRIGIPAAGENLSYNASQVLITFFISSLGTAALTTKVYTQNIMMFVFLFAIAVGQATQIMVGHYVGAGQKEDAYRACLRSLKLSIVVAIVMAAIFSLFRHQLMGLFTTDSSIIELGSKLILMTLIIEPGRTFNLVIIASLRAAGDAKFPVYMGILSMWGISAGLSYLLGIHYGMGLLGMWIAFAADEWFRGLFMLWRWRTRKWEQMSFVPSSSEKSHEKIEAAVTQA, from the coding sequence GTGCGTAAGTTCTCGTTATTTGCGCTAACTTGGCCGATTTTTATCGAAATAACACTGCAGATGTTGATGGGCAACGCCGATACGCTGATGCTCAGTCACTACTCAGATGATGCAGTCGCTGCCGTCGGGGTCGCCAACCAGTTGTTGGGGATCGTCATTGTTTTGTATGGTTTTGTCGCGATGGGGTCGGGGATTGTCGTCTCGCAGTTTCTAGGAGCCAAGGAACCGAAAAAAGCGTCGGAAGTCGCCGTCGTCGCCATCGCCGTCAACTTGATATTTGGTGTGTTTTTGAGTGCGGTCCTGTTCCTGTTTGGGGATACGTTCATGCGCTGGATGGGCCTGCCGCCGGAGTTGAACGACTTCGCGATGCAGTTCACGCATATCGTCGGCGGGTTTTCGTTTATCGGGGCCGTGATGATGACCATCGGGTCGATCATTCGCAGCCACGGTTTTACACGCGATGCGATGTATGTGACCATCGGGATGAACATCTTGAATGTGGTCGGGAACTACTTCATGTTGTTCGGCCCGTTCGATCTGCCGGTTCTGGGCGTTACCGGGGTTTCGATCTCAACAACGGTTGCGCGTACGGTCGGGTTGGTCGCCATCGCGATTTTGTTGTATAAGCGTGTCAACGGCGACTTGCCGTTTAGATCTCTGTTCAATTTCCCTCGCTATGCGCTCGCCAGCATCTTGCGCATCGGCATTCCGGCGGCGGGGGAGAACTTGTCGTACAACGCGTCGCAGGTTTTGATCACGTTCTTCATCTCGTCGCTTGGCACAGCAGCCTTGACGACGAAGGTGTACACGCAGAACATCATGATGTTTGTCTTTCTGTTCGCCATTGCCGTCGGGCAAGCAACGCAGATTATGGTCGGGCATTACGTCGGAGCCGGGCAGAAGGAAGACGCCTACCGCGCTTGTCTGCGCAGTTTGAAGCTGTCGATCGTCGTCGCGATTGTGATGGCGGCAATCTTCTCCCTCTTCCGTCACCAGTTGATGGGTTTGTTCACCACCGACTCATCGATCATCGAATTGGGTTCGAAACTGATCCTCATGACGTTGATCATCGAACCCGGTCGGACGTTCAACCTCGTCATCATCGCGTCTCTTCGTGCGGCGGGGGATGCGAAGTTCCCTGTGTACATGGGCATTCTGTCGATGTGGGGCATTTCCGCCGGGTTGTCCTACTTGCTCGGGATTCACTACGGGATGGGGCTGCTCGGCATGTGGATTGCGTTTGCAGCCGACGAATGGTTCCGCGGTCTGTTCATGCTCTGGCGCTGGCGGACTCGCAAATGGGAGCAGATGAGTTTCGTGCCTTCCTCTTCAGAGAAATCGCATGAGAAAATAGAAGCAGCCGTAACGCAGGCATAA
- a CDS encoding PucR family transcriptional regulator, giving the protein MIDNKRLAEILLPYGTVQAGHSPLGEWPVRRSGQWQIPLDEQSVLLVPEASLPPTVGDLLELLVDKQGGEREHVQRWLAGTDDLDASTLASLLEKMGWPTSVGAHVIAIERDSGTHEQGELVDAVEMLRELVSVEECVIATDGKNRIYLLVPNHLRNHRHVQAATESQSSPEREEGVFSEELSGWLDTLGAELFSLFRAGFSAPVSNGTSLPDARRQATFALEAGRLYQSKERVHDFRRLGLSRLFHGLSAEIQAQFLQEVMPDEVFTMLSPELRETVFAFLEHGQQAAETARSLYIHRNTLQYRLDRIAELTGFDVRKPLQAWTLWVALTLRRAT; this is encoded by the coding sequence ATGATCGACAACAAAAGGTTGGCGGAAATCTTACTTCCATACGGCACGGTGCAAGCAGGTCATTCCCCGTTGGGGGAATGGCCTGTTCGTCGTTCCGGGCAATGGCAAATCCCGCTGGATGAGCAGTCCGTCCTGCTCGTCCCGGAAGCAAGTCTCCCTCCTACTGTTGGAGACTTGCTTGAGTTGCTGGTAGACAAGCAGGGCGGAGAGCGGGAACACGTGCAACGCTGGTTGGCGGGCACGGACGATCTCGACGCCTCAACCCTCGCTTCGCTTCTTGAAAAAATGGGCTGGCCGACATCCGTCGGAGCCCATGTCATCGCCATCGAGCGCGACTCTGGAACTCATGAACAGGGCGAGTTGGTTGACGCGGTCGAGATGTTACGTGAACTCGTGAGCGTCGAGGAGTGCGTGATTGCGACAGATGGCAAGAATAGAATCTACCTCTTGGTGCCGAACCATTTGCGAAATCACCGACATGTGCAGGCGGCGACAGAGTCGCAGTCCTCACCGGAGCGTGAGGAGGGCGTTTTTTCAGAGGAGCTTTCGGGATGGTTGGATACGCTGGGGGCTGAGCTGTTTTCGTTGTTCCGCGCCGGGTTTTCTGCACCCGTTTCAAATGGGACGAGCTTGCCGGATGCACGGCGACAAGCGACGTTTGCGCTTGAAGCCGGACGTCTCTATCAAAGCAAAGAGCGGGTACACGACTTCCGACGCCTCGGACTTTCGCGGTTGTTTCACGGGTTGTCGGCAGAAATTCAAGCGCAGTTTCTGCAGGAAGTCATGCCTGACGAAGTCTTCACGATGCTTTCTCCTGAGCTTCGCGAGACGGTCTTCGCATTTCTCGAACACGGACAGCAGGCGGCGGAAACGGCCCGTTCGCTATACATACACCGCAACACGTTGCAATACCGGCTCGACCGCATCGCAGAGCTGACCGGCTTTGACGTTCGGAAACCGCTGCAGGCGTGGACGCTTTGGGTCGCGCTGACACTGCGTCGGGCAACTTGA
- a CDS encoding ABC transporter ATP-binding protein, which produces MARVELKHVYKRYTGDVVAVKDFHLDIEDKEFVVMVGPSGCGKSTTLRMIAGLEEISDGELWIGDRVVNDVHPKDRDIAMVFQNYALYPHMNIYDNMAFGLKLRKIDKKEIDRRVREAAKILDIEHLLDRKPKALSGGQRQRVALGRAIVREPQVFLMDEPLSNLDAKLRVQMRAEIAKLHQRLQTTVIYVTHDQTEAMTMGDRIVVMKDGIIQQVGTPQEIYNHPNNIFVASFIGSPSMNFVRGELSEEGGALFFRAPGLNVKLPEGRNAILREAGVVGKSVVLGIRPEHIHDEPVFLETFPDSKVDASVEVVENLGSESYVYLQVAGQSVVARVAARSEVKPGMNFTLALDIDKIHIFNAETEQTIF; this is translated from the coding sequence ATGGCACGCGTAGAACTCAAACACGTATATAAGCGCTACACCGGCGACGTCGTCGCGGTCAAAGACTTCCACCTCGATATCGAAGACAAGGAATTCGTCGTCATGGTCGGCCCGTCCGGTTGCGGGAAATCGACCACCCTCCGCATGATCGCAGGTCTGGAGGAAATCTCCGACGGCGAACTGTGGATTGGCGACCGCGTCGTCAACGACGTTCACCCGAAGGACCGCGACATCGCGATGGTTTTCCAAAACTACGCGCTGTACCCGCACATGAACATCTACGACAACATGGCGTTCGGTCTGAAACTGCGCAAAATCGACAAAAAGGAAATCGACCGTCGCGTTCGTGAAGCGGCGAAGATCCTCGACATCGAGCATCTGCTCGACCGCAAACCGAAGGCGCTCTCCGGCGGTCAACGCCAGCGTGTCGCTCTCGGCCGTGCCATCGTCCGCGAACCGCAAGTCTTCCTCATGGACGAACCGCTCTCCAACTTGGATGCGAAACTTCGCGTGCAAATGCGCGCAGAGATCGCGAAACTGCACCAACGTCTGCAAACCACCGTCATCTACGTTACCCATGACCAAACCGAAGCGATGACGATGGGCGACCGCATCGTCGTCATGAAGGACGGGATCATCCAACAAGTCGGCACGCCGCAAGAAATCTACAACCACCCGAACAACATCTTCGTCGCATCTTTCATCGGCTCTCCGTCGATGAACTTCGTCCGCGGCGAACTTTCCGAAGAGGGCGGCGCTCTGTTCTTCCGTGCACCGGGCCTCAACGTGAAACTTCCGGAAGGTCGCAACGCGATCTTGCGTGAAGCGGGTGTCGTCGGCAAGTCGGTCGTGCTCGGCATTCGTCCGGAGCACATCCACGACGAGCCGGTGTTCTTGGAAACCTTCCCGGATTCCAAAGTCGATGCAAGTGTCGAAGTGGTTGAGAACTTGGGTTCCGAATCATACGTCTACCTGCAAGTCGCGGGCCAATCGGTCGTCGCACGCGTAGCAGCTCGCTCCGAAGTCAAGCCGGGCATGAACTTCACCCTCGCGCTCGACATCGACAAAATCCACATCTTCAACGCTGAAACCGAGCAGACGATTTTCTAA
- a CDS encoding glycoside hydrolase family 15 protein, with product MTDIQPKPYLIDSVIGNGRILACLTSTGELVRAFWPTIDYAQHINKTQAVLRLNGASDLHTLNGDSFQHEQRYVQDTNVVETTYNSAPLPLGVVSYDFVATDLDVIVRQYLVTNNGSDALEVDLVYITDFHMEESPIYQSVLYDNQTHAIGHYRRKYWALIGGADRPFGFQVGNVAHNLQTRRLNGYGGASTALGSDGAQVFTATVQPGETVEFPIFIAFGHNRDEASAALTSAREIGANALRQQSEQAAQDFLARGRQISTGIEGVDLMYRRSLLVFSLMADSVYGGLIAAPEFDPFYTRCGGYGYCWGRDAGYITTAIDMAGYHDIGRKFYEWAMKAQDPDGSWDHRHYMNGDLAPAWGYQADEPASILWGMWQHFLITGDEEFLRICYHSMERGADHLLSTLADNGMPKPSMDLWEERFAQHTYSSAAVSASLFAVSEAAKHLGHEEKAAQYATAAESIRGEVEKLFNEDKQSWYRGINLFVQPQVYNERKEAGDGVHIVQDEHGYDRFVADYDTIVDASLLGMSYPFALFDAEHPSVTATAQAVRELCTQKGVGGIRRYEDDHYAGGNPWVLCSLWLALDANRRNDAATVTEVLEWVLDNQTTTGLLPEQVDKNHGGPGWVVPLTWSHAMYVLTVLEHFGK from the coding sequence ATGACTGATATTCAACCGAAACCGTATTTGATCGACTCTGTTATCGGCAACGGACGCATCCTCGCGTGCTTGACTTCCACGGGGGAACTGGTTCGTGCGTTCTGGCCGACCATCGACTATGCCCAACATATCAACAAAACGCAAGCCGTACTCCGTCTCAATGGCGCTTCCGACCTGCATACTTTGAACGGGGATTCGTTCCAGCACGAGCAACGCTACGTGCAGGACACCAATGTGGTCGAGACGACCTACAACTCGGCGCCACTGCCGCTTGGAGTCGTTTCTTATGATTTCGTTGCAACAGACCTCGACGTGATCGTTCGCCAGTACCTCGTCACCAACAACGGAAGTGATGCGTTGGAAGTCGATTTGGTGTACATCACCGACTTTCATATGGAAGAGAGCCCGATTTACCAATCGGTACTTTATGACAACCAAACGCATGCGATCGGTCATTACCGCCGCAAGTATTGGGCGCTGATCGGCGGGGCGGACCGTCCGTTTGGGTTCCAAGTGGGCAATGTGGCTCACAATTTGCAGACGCGTCGTTTGAACGGGTACGGCGGAGCTTCGACTGCGCTTGGTTCGGACGGTGCGCAAGTGTTCACGGCGACGGTACAACCGGGAGAAACGGTTGAATTCCCGATCTTCATCGCCTTTGGACACAACCGTGACGAAGCGAGTGCTGCGCTGACCTCCGCTCGTGAAATCGGTGCAAACGCTCTGCGTCAACAATCTGAGCAAGCGGCGCAGGACTTCCTCGCTCGCGGACGTCAGATTTCAACAGGCATCGAGGGCGTCGATCTCATGTACCGCCGCTCGTTGTTGGTCTTCTCGCTGATGGCAGACTCTGTCTACGGCGGTTTGATTGCGGCACCGGAATTTGATCCGTTCTATACCCGTTGCGGAGGCTATGGCTATTGCTGGGGCCGCGATGCGGGCTATATCACAACGGCGATCGACATGGCGGGCTACCACGACATCGGCCGCAAGTTCTACGAATGGGCGATGAAAGCTCAAGACCCGGACGGTTCATGGGACCACCGCCATTATATGAATGGAGACCTCGCACCGGCTTGGGGCTACCAAGCGGACGAGCCGGCTTCGATTCTCTGGGGCATGTGGCAACACTTCCTGATCACCGGCGACGAAGAGTTCCTTCGCATTTGCTACCATTCGATGGAACGCGGTGCCGACCATCTGCTGTCCACGCTTGCAGACAACGGCATGCCGAAACCGAGCATGGACCTCTGGGAAGAACGCTTCGCTCAACACACGTACTCTTCGGCTGCCGTATCCGCTTCGCTGTTTGCTGTCTCCGAAGCTGCCAAACACCTCGGACACGAGGAAAAAGCGGCACAGTACGCGACGGCCGCAGAATCGATTCGCGGCGAAGTCGAGAAGTTGTTCAACGAAGACAAACAAAGCTGGTACCGCGGGATCAACCTGTTCGTTCAACCGCAAGTCTACAACGAACGCAAAGAAGCGGGCGATGGCGTTCACATCGTGCAGGATGAGCATGGGTACGACCGGTTCGTAGCAGACTATGATACAATTGTAGATGCTTCCTTGCTCGGTATGTCTTACCCGTTTGCGTTGTTTGATGCAGAGCATCCGTCTGTGACGGCGACGGCGCAAGCTGTTCGTGAACTCTGCACGCAAAAGGGCGTCGGCGGCATCCGTCGATACGAAGACGACCACTATGCAGGCGGCAACCCGTGGGTGCTCTGCTCCCTGTGGTTGGCTCTGGATGCAAACCGTCGCAACGACGCTGCAACGGTGACGGAAGTGCTCGAATGGGTGCTCGACAACCAGACGACGACCGGCCTCTTGCCGGAGCAAGTTGACAAAAATCACGGCGGCCCGGGTTGGGTCGTGCCGCTGACTTGGTCGCATGCGATGTACGTGCTGACGGTGTTGGAGCATTTCGGGAAGTAA
- a CDS encoding ROK family glucokinase, whose translation MMRKWIGLDVGGTTIKGAAVLEDGTIVYKEERPTESEQGTEHMLNRMAEFTRDLASLAGWSFDDVAGVGVGVPAFIDFETGFVERAVNLGWYDVALVDELKKRLGDHVPVAIENDANAAGLGETWAGGGKGFADALFVTLGTGVGGGLLVDGKIVHGANGMAGEIGHITIDPNGRRCNCGRIGCLETISSATGIVAAAQERVAGESTTLKNEETLSTRVVFEHAERGDRVAQEVVSYAIDRLGFALANIGCTLNPQVIVVGGGVAAAGEALLNQLKDAFARYALPRVTAGTAIRLAELGNDAGVIGAALLQVRN comes from the coding sequence ATGATGCGCAAATGGATTGGTTTGGACGTTGGCGGCACCACGATCAAGGGCGCGGCAGTGCTCGAGGACGGGACGATCGTCTATAAGGAGGAACGCCCGACAGAATCTGAGCAAGGCACCGAGCACATGCTCAATCGCATGGCAGAGTTCACCCGCGATCTCGCAAGTCTTGCGGGTTGGTCGTTTGATGACGTCGCAGGGGTTGGCGTGGGAGTTCCGGCGTTCATCGACTTCGAAACCGGATTCGTAGAACGTGCGGTCAACCTCGGCTGGTACGACGTAGCTCTCGTCGACGAATTGAAAAAGCGACTCGGAGACCATGTCCCGGTCGCCATCGAGAACGACGCCAACGCAGCGGGTCTGGGCGAAACGTGGGCGGGCGGCGGCAAAGGCTTCGCAGACGCTCTGTTTGTCACGCTTGGGACCGGCGTTGGAGGCGGTCTGCTCGTAGACGGCAAGATCGTTCACGGAGCAAACGGCATGGCGGGCGAGATCGGCCACATCACCATCGACCCGAACGGCCGCCGTTGCAACTGCGGTCGAATCGGCTGCTTGGAAACGATCTCGTCGGCCACCGGCATCGTCGCCGCAGCGCAAGAACGTGTCGCGGGAGAGAGCACAACTCTCAAAAACGAAGAAACGCTGAGCACACGCGTAGTGTTTGAACATGCTGAACGTGGAGACCGTGTTGCGCAAGAAGTCGTTTCCTACGCAATCGATCGTCTCGGTTTCGCCTTGGCGAACATCGGTTGCACGCTGAACCCGCAAGTAATCGTCGTTGGCGGCGGTGTCGCAGCGGCGGGGGAGGCGTTGCTCAACCAACTCAAGGACGCATTCGCTCGTTACGCATTGCCGCGGGTAACGGCCGGCACCGCGATCCGTCTCGCCGAGCTTGGCAACGACGCTGGCGTGATCGGCGCGGCGCTCCTGCAAGTTCGCAACTAA
- a CDS encoding HNH endonuclease, giving the protein MAERTSTRKQLREERAALMKRNDFNPTVRAHIRERDGERCVLCGRPGREVHHILPRAQGGLGTADNGICLDSSCHHQAHRQPPVEKQLHRFRERILLPYYSLSHPSQHVSVERIEELRALQEAGHLSLLPPRIPK; this is encoded by the coding sequence ATGGCAGAGCGGACGTCCACTCGCAAACAGCTGCGTGAGGAACGGGCGGCACTGATGAAGCGCAACGACTTCAACCCGACGGTGCGGGCGCACATTCGCGAGCGCGATGGAGAACGGTGCGTGCTTTGCGGACGACCCGGACGCGAAGTTCATCACATCCTCCCGCGCGCGCAGGGAGGCTTGGGAACGGCGGACAACGGAATTTGCCTCGACAGTTCCTGCCACCACCAAGCCCATCGTCAGCCCCCTGTCGAAAAGCAACTTCATCGCTTTCGGGAACGAATCCTGCTCCCGTATTACAGTCTGTCTCATCCGTCGCAACATGTATCGGTTGAGAGGATTGAAGAACTGCGGGCTTTGCAGGAAGCGGGGCATTTGAGTTTGCTTCCTCCGCGCATACCTAAGTAA
- a CDS encoding DUF1292 domain-containing protein, protein MRNEIGLMEENLDNLIGQQLHLEINDHGVFDYDIVKLFTLNNTRYVLAERISDEREGYLMKLDDLGDDWYTLLDIVDDAEWEIAREASGYTKVLHR, encoded by the coding sequence ATGAGAAACGAAATCGGATTGATGGAAGAGAACCTTGACAACCTCATCGGGCAGCAACTCCATCTCGAGATCAACGACCACGGGGTGTTCGACTACGACATCGTCAAACTCTTCACCCTCAACAACACCCGCTACGTGCTGGCAGAACGCATCTCCGACGAGCGCGAAGGCTATCTGATGAAACTTGACGACCTCGGCGACGACTGGTACACCCTGCTCGACATCGTAGACGATGCCGAGTGGGAAATCGCACGCGAGGCTTCCGGATACACGAAAGTCCTCCACCGCTAA
- a CDS encoding exonuclease domain-containing protein — translation MEQNKFGFFHRFVRTPLQELFASTSHEEMSSQALFRHTIREARNKAAWEMPLTEVRFVVVDTETTGFQPGNDALLSVGAVEVLGNIVREKRMHSLVRPDPAQSIPPHVVELTGLRDEDVASAPPLREVMLLFLQFVHDAVLIAHHAGHDMRFLNAGLKKTYKAHLPHRVIDTVDVACWLHPELSSYTLDDLLALYEIPVRGRHTADGDAQMTAELWSCFVNQALARGVSTLGELIEVVVLAKREKGMSL, via the coding sequence ATGGAGCAGAATAAGTTCGGGTTCTTCCACCGTTTTGTTCGAACTCCGTTGCAAGAGCTGTTTGCGTCCACCTCGCACGAGGAAATGAGCTCCCAAGCCCTCTTCCGACATACGATCCGGGAGGCGAGGAACAAAGCGGCGTGGGAGATGCCTTTGACGGAAGTGCGGTTTGTTGTCGTGGATACGGAGACGACCGGGTTCCAACCCGGCAACGACGCGCTGCTCTCCGTCGGCGCCGTCGAAGTGCTGGGGAACATCGTGCGGGAAAAAAGGATGCATTCCCTGGTGCGTCCCGATCCCGCTCAATCGATTCCCCCGCATGTCGTCGAGTTGACGGGACTTCGTGATGAGGACGTGGCGAGTGCTCCGCCCTTGCGCGAGGTGATGCTTCTGTTCTTGCAGTTCGTCCACGATGCCGTTCTGATCGCGCACCATGCCGGGCACGACATGCGTTTCCTGAACGCGGGGCTCAAAAAAACATACAAAGCCCACCTCCCCCATCGTGTCATCGACACGGTAGACGTCGCCTGCTGGCTGCATCCGGAACTTTCGTCCTACACGCTGGATGATCTGCTCGCGCTCTACGAAATCCCCGTTCGCGGGCGGCACACGGCTGATGGAGATGCCCAGATGACAGCCGAGTTGTGGTCTTGTTTCGTCAATCAAGCGTTGGCGCGCGGTGTGTCGACGCTGGGAGAACTGATTGAAGTGGTTGTGTTAGCGAAACGAGAAAAGGGAATGAGCCTCTAG
- a CDS encoding DUF294 nucleotidyltransferase-like domain-containing protein gives MQLDRVYTWTWIRQSIESAESLHDLRRTRESMADVAERWSLRGMAMAEVCASVNLWHDLLMRRALDFALHDAEKKGLGTPPAPFCWLLLGSGGRRELTLHPDQDNALVYRSLARDEDGRTKERSFFQQVGEIGNARLEEIGYPFCSGFVMAANTRWNGTVEEWHEQFQKYADYPDWSHTRHLLIASDLRPIYGEESLARELRGWLVERIPQMEFLKWQVADNGLSTKTGLDFWDRFRIERWGDHVGRLHLKEGGYLPLVNAVRLWAIAHGIEQTNTGERIAELVLRGIWTAETARPVLDAYEYLHHLRLWENYVSPDKLPSGEALHLKVVLKTVRALQKRTAKYFVKPK, from the coding sequence ATGCAACTGGATCGGGTGTACACCTGGACTTGGATTCGCCAAAGCATTGAATCGGCGGAGAGTCTTCACGACCTCCGCCGTACCCGCGAAAGCATGGCCGACGTCGCGGAACGGTGGTCGTTGCGCGGGATGGCGATGGCCGAAGTCTGCGCCTCCGTCAACCTCTGGCACGACTTGCTCATGCGCCGCGCTCTCGACTTCGCCCTCCACGACGCAGAAAAAAAGGGCCTCGGCACACCGCCGGCCCCTTTTTGCTGGTTGCTGCTCGGCAGCGGCGGTCGTCGCGAGTTGACCTTGCACCCCGACCAAGACAACGCGCTCGTCTACCGAAGCCTCGCGAGGGATGAGGACGGCCGGACGAAGGAACGGTCGTTTTTTCAACAGGTGGGGGAGATCGGGAACGCACGGCTGGAGGAGATCGGGTATCCCTTCTGCTCGGGGTTCGTCATGGCGGCGAACACGCGTTGGAACGGGACGGTCGAAGAATGGCACGAACAGTTCCAAAAGTATGCGGATTACCCGGATTGGAGCCACACGCGGCATCTCTTGATCGCGTCAGACCTGCGTCCGATCTATGGAGAGGAGTCGCTGGCGAGAGAATTGCGAGGTTGGTTGGTGGAACGCATTCCACAGATGGAGTTTCTCAAATGGCAAGTCGCCGACAACGGCCTGTCCACCAAAACAGGTCTCGACTTTTGGGACCGCTTCCGCATTGAACGGTGGGGAGATCACGTCGGTCGGCTACATCTCAAAGAAGGCGGGTACCTGCCGCTCGTCAACGCCGTTCGTCTCTGGGCGATTGCCCATGGCATTGAGCAGACGAATACAGGTGAGCGAATCGCGGAGTTGGTTCTGCGCGGCATCTGGACGGCCGAAACGGCACGCCCGGTTTTGGATGCCTACGAATATCTGCATCATCTTCGCCTGTGGGAGAACTATGTCAGTCCTGATAAGTTGCCGTCGGGAGAAGCGTTGCATCTGAAAGTCGTCTTGAAAACGGTGCGGGCGTTGCAGAAGCGGACCGCGAAGTACTTTGTAAAGCCGAAGTGA